The following are encoded together in the Holophagales bacterium genome:
- a CDS encoding efflux RND transporter periplasmic adaptor subunit — translation MKKKRLLAIALTVALAVVVGGSILVSSACQKSGGPTAAAKRFHCPMHPDVIKDGPGDCPICGMKLVPIEEEAHEAAVAGTAAPSGERKILFYRSPMNPQETSPTPKKDSMGMDFVAVYSDEVDAGAKGPEGLATVTIDAQKQQLLGLKTIEVKRGVFETSIRTTGRIAYDERRVHHVHTRYEAYVEAIEADYTGKYVKKGDVLVKVYSPELYATQREYLMALKAAKSTSGSAIPSVSQGGQDLVAAARQRLLLWDITPRDIDALEKRGEPTRTLNIYAPISGFVTGRMAYHGMKVMPADSLFDIVDLSGVWVIADVYEYELPRLSLGQTATMTLSYWPGKFWTGRVTYVYPAVDEMTRTVKVRLEFANPREELKPEMYAQVTIHGQSRDALVLPDDVVLDSGTRKIVFVAEGKGRLAPREISVGDHAGGQYEVTGGLSAGEIVARGANFLVDSESRLKAALSAMTTTSPTRAPGETTKTPDPPSPPATPAAHAH, via the coding sequence ATGAAGAAGAAGCGCCTCCTCGCGATCGCCCTCACCGTCGCTCTCGCCGTCGTGGTCGGCGGGTCCATTCTGGTCTCGTCCGCTTGCCAGAAGAGCGGCGGACCAACGGCCGCCGCCAAGCGGTTCCATTGCCCGATGCATCCGGATGTCATCAAGGATGGCCCGGGCGACTGCCCGATCTGCGGCATGAAGCTGGTCCCGATCGAGGAAGAAGCCCACGAGGCCGCGGTCGCGGGGACGGCCGCGCCGTCCGGGGAAAGGAAGATCCTCTTCTACCGGTCCCCGATGAATCCGCAGGAGACCTCGCCGACGCCCAAGAAGGACTCGATGGGGATGGACTTCGTCGCGGTGTACTCGGACGAGGTCGACGCGGGAGCGAAGGGGCCGGAGGGTCTTGCCACGGTCACGATCGACGCCCAGAAGCAGCAGCTGCTGGGTCTCAAGACGATAGAGGTGAAGAGGGGAGTCTTCGAAACGTCCATCCGGACGACCGGACGCATCGCGTACGACGAACGGAGGGTCCACCACGTCCACACGCGCTACGAGGCCTACGTCGAGGCGATCGAAGCGGACTACACCGGCAAGTACGTCAAGAAGGGCGACGTCCTGGTGAAGGTCTACAGCCCGGAGCTGTACGCGACGCAGCGGGAGTACCTGATGGCGCTCAAGGCCGCGAAGTCCACGTCGGGATCGGCGATCCCGTCCGTCTCGCAGGGGGGGCAGGACCTCGTCGCGGCCGCCCGGCAGCGCCTCCTCCTGTGGGACATCACCCCTCGGGACATTGACGCCCTCGAAAAGCGCGGCGAGCCGACCAGGACACTGAACATCTACGCTCCGATCTCCGGATTCGTCACGGGCCGGATGGCCTACCACGGGATGAAGGTCATGCCGGCCGATTCGCTCTTCGACATCGTCGACCTCTCCGGCGTCTGGGTCATCGCGGACGTCTACGAGTACGAGCTCCCCAGGCTGTCTCTCGGCCAGACGGCGACGATGACGCTCTCCTACTGGCCCGGGAAGTTCTGGACAGGGCGCGTGACCTATGTCTACCCGGCCGTGGACGAGATGACACGGACCGTGAAGGTCCGCCTCGAGTTCGCGAATCCCAGGGAAGAGCTGAAGCCCGAGATGTACGCCCAGGTCACGATTCACGGGCAGTCTCGGGACGCGCTCGTCCTTCCCGACGACGTCGTCCTCGACAGCGGTACGCGAAAGATCGTCTTCGTCGCAGAAGGGAAGGGAAGACTGGCGCCGCGTGAAATCTCCGTCGGAGACCATGCGGGCGGCCAGTACGAAGTGACGGGCGGCCTCTCGGCCGGGGAGATCGTCGCTCGGGGCGCCAACTTCCTCGTCGACTCGGAGTCGCGCCTGAAGGCTGCTCTCTCCGCGATGACCACAACTTCACCCACGAGGGCGCCCGGAGAAACGACGAAGACGCCCGATCCGCCCTCGCCGCCGGCGACACCCGCCGCCCACGCCCACTGA
- a CDS encoding TolC family protein: MSILWSRRGVALCALLSVAAFRAQGVEPPPPLDRAEVERLVDEALGANPEIRSARATAASTEARIKPAGTLPDPMVSVSYENDGVSPSLGTMEMTRLQFMAQQAIPYPGKLRLAREVAQKDAERAGTAPQRVVLTIGASVRRAYADLLEAREALRLVDEQAETWKGIEEVTRGRYAAGLASQQDVLRAQSERTRLLQERRREEAAELTALSELRQLLFRPPDAPIPTEQRLTPGRLVTIPSSAETLARALDETPELKEIALVRERSKLSVDLAHRNLRPDFVASAAYMNRGGSRSCGPPVSASRSLSGPARSSGRSSWRPRPSPRRQPPQRSPSVAEFRLQPRNASSASTSLPRKRGSMPRESWCRTSSPSMPPSPATVRAPSPS; encoded by the coding sequence ATGTCGATCCTATGGTCCCGACGGGGAGTCGCGCTTTGCGCCCTCCTGTCCGTCGCTGCATTCAGAGCCCAGGGGGTAGAGCCACCGCCGCCGCTGGATCGCGCCGAGGTGGAGCGTCTCGTCGACGAGGCGCTCGGGGCGAATCCCGAGATCCGGTCGGCGCGGGCCACGGCAGCCTCCACGGAGGCGCGGATTAAGCCCGCCGGCACTCTGCCGGACCCGATGGTCTCGGTGAGCTACGAGAACGACGGGGTCTCGCCCTCGCTGGGGACCATGGAGATGACGCGTCTCCAGTTCATGGCGCAGCAGGCGATTCCGTACCCGGGGAAGCTCCGTCTCGCCCGGGAGGTCGCGCAGAAGGACGCCGAGCGGGCGGGGACCGCACCCCAGCGCGTCGTGCTCACGATCGGGGCTTCGGTCCGCCGCGCCTACGCGGACCTCCTCGAGGCACGTGAGGCCCTCCGGCTCGTGGACGAGCAGGCCGAAACGTGGAAAGGCATCGAGGAAGTGACCCGTGGACGGTACGCGGCCGGGCTCGCGAGCCAGCAGGACGTCCTCCGAGCGCAGAGCGAGCGGACGAGGCTTCTTCAAGAGCGCCGCCGCGAGGAAGCAGCCGAGCTGACGGCCCTGAGCGAGCTGCGTCAGCTCCTCTTCCGGCCGCCGGACGCGCCTATTCCTACCGAGCAGCGCCTCACACCGGGACGCCTCGTAACGATCCCCTCGAGCGCGGAGACCCTTGCCCGGGCGCTCGACGAGACACCGGAGCTGAAGGAGATCGCGCTCGTGAGGGAACGATCCAAGCTCTCCGTCGATCTCGCGCACCGGAATCTCAGGCCTGACTTCGTCGCATCCGCGGCCTACATGAACCGCGGGGGCTCCCGCTCATGTGGTCCGCCGGTCTCGGCGTCTCGATCCCTCTCTGGGCCGGCCAGAAGCAGCGGCCGCTCATCGTGGAGGCCGAGACCCTCGCCTCGGCGGCAGCCGCCACAGAGGAGTCCCTCCGTCGCCGAGTTCAGGCTGCAACCGAGGAACGCCTCATCCGCCTCAACCAGCTTGCCCAGGAAGCGCGGCTCGATGCCGAGGGAATCCTGGTGCAGGACCAGCTCTCCGTCGATGCCGCCCTCGCCAGCTACCGTACGGGCACCGTCCCCTTCGTGA
- a CDS encoding response regulator transcription factor — translation MRVLVVEDDPKLLDSIRQGLKEHGFAVDVAPDGRLGLELALGADYDALVLDVMLPGKSGLEILRELRTRHRATPVLILSARSAVEDRVRGLDLGADDYLPKPFSFQELLARLRAISRRPAAEPVTTLTAGDLELDTVHRSVRRGNRPIELTSKEFGLLEYLMKRKGVVLTRAMILDHVWDLDYDGGSNLVEVYINYLRKKVDQGADVKLIQTVRGSGYVLKEPK, via the coding sequence ATGAGAGTCCTCGTCGTTGAAGATGACCCGAAACTCCTGGACAGCATCCGGCAGGGGCTGAAGGAACACGGATTCGCCGTGGATGTGGCACCGGATGGGCGCCTGGGGCTCGAGCTCGCGCTCGGGGCCGACTACGACGCTCTCGTCCTGGATGTGATGCTCCCCGGCAAGAGCGGCCTCGAGATCCTGCGCGAGCTGCGGACCCGCCACCGGGCGACGCCCGTCCTCATCCTCAGCGCCCGGTCCGCAGTCGAGGACCGGGTCCGGGGACTGGACCTCGGGGCAGACGACTACCTTCCGAAGCCCTTTAGCTTTCAGGAGCTCCTCGCGCGCCTCAGGGCGATCAGCCGGCGCCCTGCGGCCGAGCCCGTCACCACGCTCACCGCCGGGGACCTCGAGCTGGACACCGTGCACCGTTCGGTGCGTCGCGGAAACCGGCCGATCGAGCTCACCTCGAAGGAATTCGGCCTCCTCGAATACCTCATGAAGCGGAAGGGGGTCGTCCTGACACGCGCCATGATCCTGGATCACGTCTGGGACCTCGACTACGACGGCGGCTCGAACCTCGTCGAGGTCTACATCAACTACCTCCGAAAGAAGGTCGACCAGGGCGCCGACGTGAAGCTCATCCAGACGGTCCGCGGCTCCGGGTACGTCCTGAAGGAGCCAAAGTGA
- a CDS encoding HAMP domain-containing protein produces MRALPRTFRGRLTLGYSLVLTLILAAFGLSLYFIVRDQLLRHHDRELTETADAIQAVIGQHEDCEHLTPEQVAQLNRYSKLALFHSVDGDPAVFYRSPDLESVPAAKELAARPQFLEERSAFRTYVEKGGLLRVYTRPYKSHAGRQGVIRVMERTGDVELPLSNLRLALLLLAPIAVAGSAAVSYWLAGRALAPVVEITELAREIESTQLSRRLPTRPVPDEIGRLVDTFNQMIGRLESSFESMKRFTADASHELRSPLANMQSTLEVALSQPREADEYRTAMASLNEEVGRLRHIVADLLLLARADSGKVPFQLEPVRLDILAGEVVESFSERANALGVRLEMAPAPAVVIPGDERWLRQLVLNLIDNAVRFSTGMDAHTAKGRVRVTVWTEDQLAFLAVDDDGPGIPEPDLDRVFERFFRSDTARTRGVEGGAGLGLAICAWIVREHGGTIRAVNRPEGGTRMILAVPTSSSPPQ; encoded by the coding sequence GTGAGAGCGCTTCCGAGGACATTTCGCGGACGGCTGACCCTGGGGTACTCGCTCGTCCTCACGCTCATCCTGGCCGCTTTCGGGCTCAGTCTCTATTTCATCGTCCGAGACCAGCTGCTCCGCCACCACGATCGGGAGCTCACCGAGACGGCCGACGCGATCCAGGCCGTCATCGGGCAGCACGAGGACTGCGAGCACCTGACTCCGGAGCAGGTGGCGCAGCTGAACCGATACTCGAAGCTCGCCCTGTTCCACTCCGTCGACGGTGACCCGGCTGTCTTCTACCGCTCGCCCGACCTCGAATCGGTGCCGGCCGCCAAGGAGCTCGCAGCGCGGCCGCAGTTCCTCGAGGAGCGCTCGGCCTTCCGCACTTACGTCGAGAAGGGCGGCCTCCTTCGGGTCTACACGAGGCCCTACAAGTCCCATGCCGGACGCCAGGGCGTCATCCGGGTCATGGAGCGAACGGGAGACGTCGAGCTTCCCCTCTCGAACCTCCGCCTCGCCCTGCTCCTCCTTGCGCCGATCGCGGTCGCAGGATCTGCCGCAGTCAGCTACTGGCTCGCCGGTCGCGCGCTCGCCCCCGTCGTCGAGATCACGGAGCTGGCGAGAGAGATCGAGTCGACACAGCTCAGCCGCCGGCTCCCGACCCGTCCCGTCCCTGACGAGATCGGCCGGCTCGTCGACACGTTCAACCAGATGATCGGCCGCCTCGAGAGCTCCTTCGAGTCGATGAAGCGCTTCACCGCGGACGCCTCCCACGAGCTCCGAAGCCCGCTCGCGAACATGCAGAGCACGCTCGAAGTAGCTCTCAGCCAGCCCCGAGAGGCGGACGAATACCGCACCGCGATGGCGAGTCTCAACGAGGAGGTGGGCCGCCTCCGGCACATCGTGGCCGACCTCCTCCTCCTGGCGCGCGCCGATAGCGGCAAGGTCCCCTTCCAGCTCGAGCCGGTTCGTCTCGACATCCTCGCCGGCGAGGTGGTGGAATCGTTCTCGGAGCGGGCGAACGCCCTCGGAGTCCGGCTCGAAATGGCGCCAGCACCCGCCGTCGTCATCCCGGGCGATGAGCGCTGGCTTCGCCAGCTCGTCCTCAACCTCATCGACAACGCCGTCCGATTCTCGACTGGAATGGACGCGCACACAGCCAAGGGCCGAGTCCGCGTCACGGTGTGGACCGAGGACCAGCTCGCGTTTCTCGCCGTAGACGACGACGGACCAGGGATTCCCGAGCCTGATCTGGATCGCGTCTTCGAGAGGTTCTTTCGTAGCGACACCGCCCGCACGCGCGGTGTCGAGGGCGGCGCCGGCCTCGGCCTCGCCATCTGCGCGTGGATCGTGCGCGAGCACGGTGGGACCATCCGCGCCGTCAATCGGCCGGAAGGCGGTACTCGGATGATCCTGGCGGTACCGACATCCTCGAGCCCGCCGCAGTAG
- a CDS encoding VWA domain-containing protein, with the protein MKSVIPTLQRVGTFSTGLARPVTACRRQQLAILVRDASSSMSGEKAREADAASRTLATELAAPANRGVFTVAVIDFSTSVSNVQPPEAADSLVGHLAPLTASGSTNVADALSEAERIARNAPADLAASRPVVLLFSDGRPNCGGDARTVAASLKAVADVVTVAFGSDADEAFLREIASSPAHAYRCRDGRELRKFFAAVGATLTHSIAAGVPAAGPLASITR; encoded by the coding sequence GTGAAGAGCGTCATCCCCACCCTCCAGCGCGTCGGCACCTTCTCGACCGGACTCGCCCGGCCCGTGACGGCGTGCCGCAGGCAGCAGCTCGCGATCCTCGTCCGGGACGCCTCGTCGTCGATGTCCGGCGAGAAGGCGCGGGAGGCGGACGCTGCTTCCCGCACGCTCGCCACAGAGCTCGCCGCTCCCGCCAACCGAGGCGTCTTCACCGTCGCAGTAATCGACTTCTCGACGTCCGTCTCCAACGTCCAGCCGCCCGAAGCCGCCGACAGCCTCGTCGGGCACCTCGCACCGCTCACCGCCTCCGGTTCGACGAACGTCGCGGATGCCCTCTCCGAGGCGGAGCGAATCGCCCGCAACGCTCCGGCAGACCTCGCCGCGTCGCGCCCGGTCGTCCTCCTCTTCTCCGACGGCCGGCCCAACTGCGGCGGCGACGCCCGGACGGTCGCGGCCAGCTTGAAGGCGGTTGCGGACGTGGTGACGGTCGCCTTCGGCTCGGATGCCGACGAAGCGTTCCTCCGCGAGATCGCTTCCTCGCCGGCGCACGCCTACCGGTGCCGCGACGGCCGGGAACTCCGGAAGTTCTTCGCCGCCGTCGGTGCCACGCTCACCCACTCCATCGCCGCCGGTGTCCCGGCCGCCGGCCCCCTCGCGTCGATCACCCGGTGA
- a CDS encoding protein phosphatase 2C domain-containing protein: MSRAVPPPEHLDYLQQIGVDVHSPSLSVAVPRAPAALASAPAPVSPLPTSPSPARSPVAVSVGRHPARRPAERKPTRPQPVPSPRRLATPRHLPTWWPIVEWAVALFAVAAAVVLLVMLLMARGVLAQELPAPTPVATSASPSSEELPAVQKRPSSKSSKPKAPSPKPQDGERATLPVQASAEPNGNAEASARGESSSPEPDASEARAPVLVPAPNAVAPAGRPAAGGLPQQKSTSGIETVVGMAFLSGLGYLAWDRRKLGSRLGRIEAALGLEAQITSPSIAPVESEVPTTRSPEPPALLNAESPEAALGALIAEAKRRGVATLPRAATRSWGAGVASITGNVRKENQDAAIVFEVNSTAVLVVADGLGGLPHGKEAARLAVGAAALSAAEALGTSPAAPAHPELVAEQALLDSAAALCRQARAAGRAEPRDGFRSTLIVVVGTPSTYGYCYLGDGGGVVVRQAGTIDTFLVPQKADGIANVVAGSLGPVLQGTPVVGKLPRRAGDSLLVGTDGVFDRVPEGFAASVVRLLGSHDGDAQAVASLVVSDFASAKDGSMYVCDDNLSFAILCTPAPRATAPAVTIQRPALARR; this comes from the coding sequence GTGAGCCGCGCCGTCCCCCCGCCGGAGCATCTGGACTACCTCCAGCAGATCGGTGTCGACGTTCATTCGCCGAGCCTGTCGGTCGCCGTTCCGCGTGCTCCCGCGGCGCTGGCGTCGGCTCCGGCACCCGTCTCGCCTCTGCCTACCTCCCCGTCGCCCGCCCGCTCGCCCGTCGCCGTCTCGGTCGGCCGGCACCCTGCCCGCCGGCCGGCCGAGCGGAAACCCACCCGCCCCCAGCCGGTTCCCTCGCCTCGGCGCCTCGCCACGCCGCGTCACCTCCCTACGTGGTGGCCGATCGTCGAGTGGGCCGTCGCGCTCTTCGCCGTGGCGGCCGCCGTCGTCCTCCTCGTGATGCTCCTCATGGCGCGCGGAGTGCTCGCCCAAGAGCTTCCGGCCCCGACCCCCGTAGCCACTTCCGCCTCCCCGTCTTCCGAGGAGCTGCCCGCCGTGCAGAAGCGCCCGAGCTCGAAGTCATCGAAGCCGAAGGCCCCGTCCCCGAAACCACAGGACGGCGAGCGCGCCACCCTCCCGGTGCAGGCGTCGGCGGAACCGAACGGGAATGCCGAGGCGAGCGCCCGCGGGGAGAGCTCCTCGCCAGAGCCCGATGCATCTGAAGCGCGCGCACCGGTCCTCGTGCCGGCGCCAAACGCCGTGGCGCCGGCCGGTCGACCCGCCGCGGGAGGCCTGCCGCAGCAGAAATCGACTTCCGGCATCGAGACAGTCGTCGGCATGGCGTTTCTCTCGGGGCTCGGTTACCTCGCGTGGGACCGCCGGAAGCTCGGCTCCCGGCTCGGACGCATAGAGGCGGCCCTCGGGCTCGAGGCCCAGATCACTTCGCCCTCGATCGCGCCGGTGGAGAGCGAGGTGCCGACCACCCGCTCCCCGGAACCTCCGGCCCTCTTGAACGCCGAGAGCCCCGAGGCCGCCCTTGGCGCCCTCATAGCCGAAGCCAAGCGCCGCGGTGTAGCGACGCTGCCGAGGGCCGCCACGCGCAGCTGGGGCGCCGGCGTCGCTTCGATCACCGGGAACGTCCGAAAGGAGAACCAGGACGCCGCGATCGTCTTCGAGGTCAACTCGACGGCGGTGCTCGTCGTCGCCGACGGCCTCGGTGGCCTCCCGCACGGGAAGGAGGCCGCCCGGCTCGCGGTGGGAGCCGCCGCTCTCTCGGCCGCCGAGGCGCTCGGAACGTCGCCGGCGGCTCCCGCCCACCCGGAGCTCGTGGCCGAGCAAGCCCTCCTCGACAGCGCGGCGGCCCTCTGCCGGCAGGCCCGTGCAGCCGGGCGGGCCGAACCCCGGGACGGCTTTCGCTCGACTCTGATCGTCGTTGTCGGCACTCCTTCGACCTACGGCTACTGCTACCTCGGTGACGGCGGAGGCGTCGTCGTCCGGCAGGCGGGGACGATCGATACGTTCCTCGTCCCGCAGAAGGCCGACGGCATCGCCAACGTCGTCGCCGGGAGCCTCGGTCCCGTCCTTCAGGGGACGCCGGTCGTCGGCAAGCTCCCCCGCCGCGCTGGCGACAGCCTCCTCGTCGGCACGGACGGTGTCTTCGACCGGGTTCCCGAAGGCTTCGCCGCTTCCGTCGTTCGGCTCCTCGGCTCCCACGACGGCGACGCCCAGGCCGTGGCCTCGCTCGTCGTCTCCGACTTCGCCTCCGCCAAGGACGGCTCCATGTACGTCTGCGACGACAACCTGAGCTTCGCGATCCTCTGCACGCCCGCCCCTCGGGCGACAGCCCCCGCCGTCACCATCCAGCGGCCGGCGCTGGCCAGGAGGTGA
- a CDS encoding protein kinase, protein MLAAGTVIKCASGESVTIEKTFTPGGQGCAYLVRRSRTGTPGVLKLFHDRFDRAETQRRLEYLIAQRLDRLCPVLIGPRDLVVGPSGVGYVAELFPGEPLEEVLSHPGLTIFHTLTLAVALAHAVNALHSRGIAHGDLHGSNVLVAVAGDTLQPGIIDFDNFAGPRVSPPPMVGQILYIAPELRAALRDGRPAIPDLRSDRFAFGVLMHEVVLLLHPAGGADATPEMFEQAMMGGWVHDPARANRPKSAGGVPREAINADLQRLFRLSLSPDPDERPSTSAWKSALLAALKTVHICDNCSMPFLVDPSKIACPACGGGFPDWLLRLRDGRAIPIDEASVRVGRAHLGGSPKVSGTHAVFRKIGPDLLVESCGRNGTWRMNGHGWVRLPDRTPIILSLFERLQLFDEP, encoded by the coding sequence GTGCTCGCCGCCGGAACCGTCATCAAGTGCGCCTCCGGGGAGTCGGTGACCATCGAGAAGACCTTCACGCCGGGCGGCCAGGGCTGCGCCTATCTCGTCCGGCGGTCGCGGACCGGCACACCCGGCGTCCTCAAGCTCTTCCACGACCGCTTCGACCGCGCCGAGACGCAACGGCGCCTCGAGTACCTCATCGCCCAGCGCCTCGATAGGCTCTGCCCGGTCCTGATCGGCCCCCGCGACCTCGTCGTCGGCCCGTCGGGCGTCGGCTACGTCGCCGAGCTCTTCCCCGGAGAACCGCTCGAAGAGGTCCTCTCCCACCCGGGCCTCACCATCTTCCACACCCTCACGCTTGCGGTCGCCCTGGCCCACGCGGTCAACGCGCTCCACAGCCGCGGCATCGCCCACGGCGACCTCCACGGCTCGAACGTTCTCGTCGCGGTGGCGGGCGACACGCTCCAGCCCGGGATCATCGACTTCGACAACTTCGCCGGGCCCCGCGTCTCTCCCCCGCCTATGGTCGGCCAGATCCTCTACATCGCCCCGGAGCTCCGGGCGGCCCTACGCGACGGCCGCCCGGCCATTCCCGACCTGCGCTCCGACCGGTTCGCCTTCGGCGTCCTCATGCACGAGGTCGTCCTCCTCCTGCACCCGGCCGGCGGCGCCGACGCGACGCCCGAGATGTTCGAGCAGGCCATGATGGGCGGCTGGGTCCACGACCCGGCCCGCGCGAACCGGCCGAAGAGCGCCGGAGGCGTGCCCCGCGAGGCGATCAACGCCGACCTCCAGCGGCTCTTCCGCCTCTCGCTCAGTCCGGACCCCGACGAGCGTCCGTCGACCAGCGCCTGGAAGTCAGCACTCCTGGCGGCGCTGAAGACGGTCCACATCTGCGACAACTGCTCCATGCCCTTCCTCGTCGACCCGTCCAAGATCGCCTGTCCGGCATGCGGCGGCGGATTCCCTGACTGGCTCCTCCGCCTCCGTGACGGCCGGGCCATCCCGATCGACGAGGCCTCCGTTCGCGTCGGGCGGGCGCACCTCGGCGGCAGCCCGAAGGTCAGTGGCACACATGCGGTCTTCCGGAAGATCGGACCAGATCTCCTCGTGGAGTCCTGCGGGCGGAACGGGACGTGGCGCATGAACGGGCACGGATGGGTGCGGCTGCCGGACCGGACGCCCATCATCCTGTCCCTTTTCGAGCGCCTTCAGCTGTTCGATGAACCGTAG
- a CDS encoding restriction endonuclease: MPHKQGARQDWRLFERAVASFVSALEPSASVRVNARLPDRHTGRLRERDVWVETSFGGVFPLKILISCKRLRRPVNEQDIDAFAGELASSGAHKGVLYSFRGFTSPALEKAAALGICACRLLQNEAADIPSRLPFYAFCVVPAISVGLVAPPPPNRPLSTFADLFSLRSGADESGPPFGSFVASVLIQAHADALAALTPADALPSVREKVVIIHDNAGEVPDIKVYIGLRWLVYRGTAFMNLLNGSYSYTTGQFVGTQAITLRPPAQLPDTAWELLEGAQEVTEAWGVTFRKPLGDVPQILQDILGPRPIEYSIPKDGA; encoded by the coding sequence ATGCCACATAAGCAGGGCGCACGGCAGGACTGGCGGCTCTTTGAACGGGCCGTCGCCTCATTCGTCTCGGCACTAGAGCCATCGGCATCCGTGCGCGTCAACGCGCGTCTGCCAGACCGACACACCGGACGCCTCCGCGAACGGGATGTCTGGGTCGAGACCTCTTTCGGCGGCGTATTCCCGCTGAAGATCCTCATCAGCTGCAAACGCCTTCGACGCCCGGTGAATGAGCAGGATATCGACGCCTTCGCAGGAGAACTGGCTTCCTCCGGCGCCCACAAGGGTGTCCTGTATTCCTTCCGAGGCTTCACCTCTCCTGCACTCGAGAAAGCGGCGGCCCTCGGCATCTGCGCGTGTCGCCTGCTTCAGAACGAAGCCGCGGACATCCCATCGCGGCTGCCGTTCTACGCATTCTGTGTCGTGCCCGCCATCTCCGTTGGCCTCGTGGCGCCGCCGCCGCCGAATCGGCCGCTCTCGACCTTCGCAGATCTGTTCTCTCTCCGATCGGGCGCCGACGAGTCCGGCCCTCCTTTCGGATCGTTCGTTGCTTCCGTTCTCATCCAGGCCCACGCCGACGCGCTCGCCGCACTCACTCCGGCCGACGCCCTTCCCAGCGTTCGGGAGAAGGTCGTGATCATTCACGACAACGCCGGGGAGGTTCCCGACATCAAGGTGTACATCGGCCTTCGCTGGCTGGTCTACAGGGGTACTGCATTCATGAATCTCCTGAACGGTTCCTACTCCTACACCACCGGCCAGTTCGTCGGCACTCAGGCCATCACACTGCGGCCGCCGGCTCAACTACCGGATACCGCCTGGGAGCTGCTCGAGGGCGCGCAAGAGGTCACGGAGGCTTGGGGCGTGACGTTTCGGAAGCCGCTCGGCGATGTGCCGCAGATTCTCCAGGACATCCTGGGCCCACGTCCGATCGAATACTCGATTCCGAAAGACGGCGCCTAG
- a CDS encoding phospholipase D family protein: MATKFHSDDSWSRIRDLAKKRGRRLVAVPFLGNGAIRRLPLQAGDLLIVRLDEATVKSGQTSPFEIGKFLRKGVEVHAQSNLHAKVFVFGKTAVIGSTNVSTTSEEHLLEAVVETSDLRAVSAAATFVRSLRGDVVTPQYAKRLEKMYVPPRILGAGRPRSQQTMRGAGQSVLWAVKLETGAWIDEDYVQQDAGEPLARKKLKNTRHYVVDDFVWTPAGFGRKVRVGQRVLQIVEESSERVYAEAPYRVVRVQRYRVGNSSRVMVFVERKKRSRRVGLGRLLERLGPMGERLNGLKTSFELKDKALVYQLGQIWGTD; this comes from the coding sequence ATGGCCACGAAGTTCCATTCGGACGATTCCTGGTCGAGGATCCGAGACCTGGCCAAGAAGAGGGGCCGGCGGCTGGTGGCTGTTCCATTTCTCGGGAATGGAGCGATCCGCCGCTTGCCGCTTCAGGCCGGCGATCTCCTTATCGTCAGACTCGACGAAGCCACGGTGAAGAGCGGTCAGACCTCGCCGTTCGAGATCGGGAAGTTCCTCCGGAAGGGCGTCGAAGTTCACGCCCAGTCGAACCTGCACGCGAAGGTATTCGTCTTTGGGAAGACGGCTGTGATCGGCTCGACGAACGTTTCGACGACGTCGGAGGAGCACCTCCTCGAGGCAGTCGTGGAGACGTCGGATCTGCGGGCCGTTTCAGCTGCAGCGACGTTCGTCCGTTCGCTCAGGGGGGATGTCGTCACCCCCCAGTATGCGAAGCGGCTCGAGAAGATGTACGTGCCGCCAAGGATCCTCGGGGCCGGAAGGCCAAGGTCTCAACAGACGATGCGGGGTGCTGGCCAGTCCGTGCTCTGGGCGGTGAAGCTCGAAACGGGAGCCTGGATAGACGAGGATTACGTCCAGCAAGATGCCGGGGAGCCCCTCGCACGGAAGAAGCTGAAGAACACCCGACACTACGTCGTGGACGATTTTGTCTGGACGCCCGCAGGGTTCGGCAGGAAGGTGCGGGTTGGGCAGCGGGTTCTCCAGATCGTCGAGGAGAGCAGCGAAAGAGTGTACGCGGAGGCCCCTTACCGTGTCGTGCGGGTACAGCGGTATCGGGTTGGAAACAGCAGCCGTGTGATGGTATTCGTCGAAAGGAAGAAGCGCTCCCGCCGCGTAGGCCTCGGCAGGCTGCTCGAGAGACTGGGCCCGATGGGCGAGCGGCTAAACGGGCTGAAGACCTCGTTCGAACTCAAGGACAAGGCGCTCGTCTATCAGCTCGGGCAGATCTGGGGCACGGACTAG